Proteins encoded together in one Lachnospiraceae bacterium JLR.KK008 window:
- a CDS encoding class I SAM-dependent methyltransferase: protein MDRYQDYVIKAGKFIGKFEEMYQKFDDPWHQKEKLPSSYSRAATPVTLLEYQLTNVLEIGCGLGAFTNYLTKAVPDCSITGMDISRTAVEKARKSYPGINFIQGGGTALQQKPGCRI from the coding sequence ATGGACAGGTATCAGGATTATGTGATCAAAGCCGGAAAATTTATCGGCAAATTTGAAGAGATGTATCAGAAGTTCGATGATCCGTGGCATCAGAAGGAGAAACTTCCATCGTCTTATTCCAGAGCGGCCACACCGGTGACGTTATTGGAGTATCAGTTAACGAATGTGCTCGAGATAGGCTGCGGCCTGGGTGCATTTACAAACTATCTGACAAAGGCCGTACCTGATTGTTCGATAACAGGAATGGATATTTCTCGTACCGCTGTAGAAAAAGCAAGGAAAAGTTATCCGGGTATCAATTTTATACAGGGGGGGGGTACTGCCCTTCAGCAAAAGCCCGGATGCAGAATATGA
- a CDS encoding radical SAM protein codes for MLIPVILQVSNEKESMSNRSFRMLEGFPIIEYLIRRLQKREGLQVIISTSDLKKDDIFETIAEKYGVPVIRAEYTDVLHRMQKACQFFESNDFIRVFANNPLLDIEEMVKLYQRHVEGTYDYSYNEHQQGVLWGTGCEVFSKRLLEHLLAKNLRTSQLETLSFYIRQNITDIKILKYIQCEKRRGYKLNLESEKDYEIITEIVTNNQEISNDSIGRYLDQHKVLARYNLEEPSKEVGLEKLYIHTDKISSILNHTFDFVYPVSVELTLTNICNLDCVYCSDRELRSRQGHDKSFSLETLKKLFVDLARGGTRGVTFEGGGEPTLYPHFEEAVNYARQQGLAVGLITNGTVKLSQEVLRQFEWIRVSLDASTAREYAELKGVDCFERVISNIGYYAEHCDTVGVGYVVTKNNLSQIEALVMRLRELRAAYIQMRPVVDCEELYPYGTDLSYLKFYQMSGFGVIIDGMTENAESGNHDLPCVANGITSVISGDGSVYICGRLNIYDWLEPIGNIVETPFHEIWNGSKRRQQWEMVHDGEFCSRNCPQCRVSKFNQLFERLENIKSKSFI; via the coding sequence ATGCTTATACCGGTGATATTGCAGGTATCAAATGAAAAAGAATCTATGTCAAACAGAAGTTTCAGAATGCTGGAGGGCTTTCCGATCATTGAATATTTGATTCGGAGACTGCAAAAAAGAGAAGGACTGCAGGTCATAATCTCGACTTCTGATCTGAAAAAGGATGATATTTTTGAAACCATCGCGGAGAAATATGGAGTTCCTGTGATCAGAGCGGAATATACCGATGTCCTGCATCGAATGCAGAAGGCCTGCCAGTTTTTTGAGAGCAATGATTTTATCAGAGTATTTGCAAATAATCCGCTTCTGGATATAGAAGAAATGGTGAAATTATACCAGCGGCATGTGGAAGGAACGTATGACTATTCATACAATGAACACCAGCAGGGCGTACTGTGGGGAACCGGGTGCGAGGTGTTCAGCAAGAGGCTGCTGGAACATTTACTGGCAAAAAATTTAAGGACCTCCCAGTTGGAAACACTGTCGTTTTATATCAGGCAGAATATCACGGATATTAAAATCTTAAAATATATCCAATGTGAAAAACGCAGGGGCTATAAATTAAATCTGGAGTCAGAAAAGGACTATGAGATCATCACTGAAATCGTAACGAACAACCAGGAGATCAGTAATGACAGTATTGGCCGCTATCTGGATCAGCATAAAGTGCTTGCAAGATATAATCTGGAAGAGCCATCCAAAGAGGTCGGGTTGGAAAAGCTGTATATCCATACGGACAAGATCAGCTCTATCCTGAATCATACATTTGATTTTGTCTATCCGGTCAGTGTGGAACTCACATTGACCAATATCTGCAATCTGGACTGTGTCTATTGCTCCGACAGGGAACTTCGCAGCAGGCAGGGACATGACAAAAGTTTTTCACTGGAAACATTGAAAAAGCTGTTTGTCGACCTCGCCAGAGGCGGTACACGGGGAGTCACCTTTGAAGGAGGCGGGGAGCCTACGCTCTATCCACACTTTGAGGAAGCGGTCAACTATGCAAGACAGCAGGGTCTGGCAGTAGGACTGATTACAAACGGTACGGTAAAACTATCACAGGAAGTTTTGAGACAATTTGAATGGATCAGAGTGAGTCTGGACGCTTCTACGGCGAGAGAATATGCGGAATTAAAAGGCGTGGACTGCTTTGAGAGGGTGATTTCCAACATCGGATATTATGCGGAGCATTGTGATACGGTAGGTGTGGGATATGTGGTCACGAAGAATAACTTGTCCCAGATTGAAGCCCTCGTCATGCGTCTGCGTGAGTTGAGGGCGGCCTATATTCAGATGAGACCGGTTGTAGACTGTGAAGAGCTCTATCCCTATGGAACGGACCTAAGTTATCTGAAGTTTTATCAGATGTCGGGATTTGGAGTGATCATTGATGGCATGACGGAGAATGCAGAGAGCGGGAATCATGATCTGCCCTGTGTGGCGAACGGGATCACGAGCGTTATCTCCGGTGACGGCAGTGTATACATATGTGGCAGGCTGAATATATATGACTGGCTGGAGCCAATTGGAAATATCGTGGAGACACCATTCCATGAAATATGGAATGGCAGCAAAAGAAGGCAGCAGTGGGAAATGGTACATGACGGAGAATTTTGCAGCAGGAACTGTCCGCAGTGCAGAGTAAGCAAATTTAATCAGTTGTTTGAACGTCTGGAAAATATTAAGTCAAAGAGCTTTATTTAA
- a CDS encoding DegT/DnrJ/EryC1/StrS family aminotransferase: MVIPFEEEYRKKFYELEEQIFDSNMWSEGQMLRTFEEKFGEYVKLGARGIADGGAGLAAILEYINVRGKDVIVPANTFWADAQAVKYAGGNVIFADCNREDLCLSLEDLKKKITANTKAVIVVHIGGHIAFEIEEIADFCKEKGIYLVEDCAHVHGGWWNGKTGGHYGFAGSYSFYATKTMPLGDGGMVVSRDKDFLKWVEEFRNYGKEVIDGHVYYRIANGFNFRLSEFSAALGIVQMERLPKILEWKRRLAEKYDRIFENRVRFPEGMVSGYYKYIVFDTKLNQETGQVFGPRDLGHRIAEVEAEVPNSEWVTEHHKCAPIYLGYEQADRSVEELRELLLG; encoded by the coding sequence ATGGTCATTCCATTTGAAGAAGAATACAGAAAAAAATTTTATGAGCTGGAGGAACAGATTTTTGATTCCAATATGTGGTCCGAAGGTCAGATGCTTCGCACCTTTGAGGAAAAGTTTGGAGAGTATGTGAAGCTGGGAGCGAGAGGCATCGCGGACGGAGGAGCAGGACTGGCGGCTATTCTGGAATATATCAATGTGCGCGGCAAGGATGTCATTGTGCCGGCGAATACATTCTGGGCGGATGCGCAGGCAGTCAAGTATGCAGGCGGCAATGTGATCTTTGCAGACTGCAATCGGGAAGACCTCTGTCTGAGCCTGGAAGATCTGAAGAAGAAGATCACTGCGAATACGAAGGCGGTCATCGTCGTACATATTGGCGGCCATATCGCGTTTGAGATCGAAGAGATTGCGGATTTCTGTAAAGAGAAAGGAATCTATCTCGTGGAGGACTGCGCGCATGTGCACGGCGGATGGTGGAACGGTAAGACTGGCGGGCATTATGGATTCGCCGGTTCCTATTCTTTTTATGCGACAAAGACAATGCCGCTTGGAGACGGCGGGATGGTGGTTTCGAGAGACAAAGATTTCCTCAAATGGGTGGAGGAGTTCAGAAATTACGGGAAAGAAGTGATTGACGGTCATGTGTATTACAGAATTGCCAATGGGTTTAATTTCCGATTGAGCGAGTTCTCGGCGGCGCTTGGAATCGTGCAGATGGAGAGACTGCCGAAGATCCTCGAATGGAAGCGCAGACTGGCAGAAAAGTATGACCGGATTTTTGAAAATCGTGTAAGATTTCCGGAGGGAATGGTTTCCGGTTATTACAAGTATATCGTATTTGACACGAAGCTCAATCAGGAGACCGGACAGGTGTTCGGGCCGCGCGATCTCGGACATCGGATAGCGGAAGTCGAGGCAGAGGTGCCGAACAGCGAGTGGGTGACAGAGCATCACAAATGTGCGCCGATCTATCTGGGATATGAGCAGGCAGATCGGAGCGTCGAAGAGCTGCGGGAACTATTGTTGGGATAA
- a CDS encoding class I SAM-dependent methyltransferase: MNIKDLYESGINIQQYFRERNQTNKNDINAILLSYDYQAGEYTANYNDSDCMEEVECHGEKVAMTNRAWTELAGKLIAREIETYDPDSVLEVGTGEATILAEVIACMKGEKEIEYTGIDISLSRLLYAKKFVKERKLEVDLAVADLFQLPFADGQFDVVFLRNCLESNTGREKEAITELLRIANKCVILIEPSYRLGNEETRKRIKELGYVDHIDDALEGLHVVKNEKFAASLWNNNTAIIVIEKEETVSRCETKWSCPRCGNGLAHLGEALYCDECFNIYPLIGGGIPLLTSENAVLCSKWKKCLEE; encoded by the coding sequence ATGAATATAAAGGATTTATATGAAAGCGGAATCAATATCCAACAATATTTTCGTGAACGGAATCAGACAAATAAAAATGATATAAATGCGATCCTGCTGTCCTATGATTATCAGGCCGGTGAGTATACAGCAAATTACAATGACAGCGATTGTATGGAAGAAGTTGAATGTCATGGCGAAAAAGTGGCAATGACGAACAGGGCCTGGACGGAACTTGCGGGAAAGCTCATTGCACGGGAAATAGAAACCTATGATCCCGACAGTGTTCTGGAAGTAGGGACCGGGGAAGCCACGATTCTGGCGGAGGTTATTGCATGTATGAAGGGTGAGAAAGAGATTGAGTATACAGGCATCGACATCTCTTTATCAAGACTTTTGTATGCGAAGAAGTTTGTAAAAGAACGCAAATTAGAGGTGGATCTGGCGGTGGCAGATCTGTTTCAACTGCCGTTTGCCGACGGTCAGTTTGACGTCGTGTTTCTCCGCAACTGTTTGGAAAGTAATACCGGCAGGGAAAAAGAGGCAATCACAGAGCTGCTGAGGATAGCCAATAAATGTGTCATACTAATTGAGCCGAGTTATCGGTTAGGAAATGAAGAGACGCGAAAGAGAATCAAAGAGTTAGGATACGTTGATCATATTGACGATGCGCTGGAAGGGCTGCATGTTGTTAAAAACGAGAAGTTTGCCGCCAGCCTGTGGAATAATAACACGGCGATTATTGTGATAGAAAAAGAAGAGACAGTGAGCCGATGTGAGACAAAGTGGAGCTGCCCGAGATGTGGCAATGGACTGGCACATTTGGGAGAAGCGCTATACTGTGATGAGTGTTTTAATATATATCCGCTCATAGGGGGGGGAATTCCTTTGCTGACAAGCGAAAATGCTGTGCTGTGCAGTAAATGGAAAAAGTGTCTGGAGGAATGA
- a CDS encoding LIC12162 family protein has protein sequence MKSNVLLAVTSEQKYLCDVVDRVVFTHGDWAEEGMQWAKDRQIACEVLPPKWNDCRKIRAANAYVERMAIELSHKITKDLNTIHHVSFRPKDWEAALHTWLVSWISAFYDKYNDLLQAGVREDLCLVGESELCIVNNLNEYKVAMNDVGFNVQQYTALMNYFGCQLIDRTGKKIEKIRYVQNEPTVKARMMNRRIRSFLQNGLHGVRLILDNELQDVIGSFVVKATKGAVQFINGAYLYYSESRVNMDMREKLNQTIRTDDDFKKFIYENIGYFIPVIYLEGFHEIWPVIDTMEELQAVVLRYPFDYSEVLTALSLKAHGNQGKIYHIQHGGMGIEKYIGTDTIKYADVFYSWGWREEEYQNTFKKMPSTKISREKDKIIRLQKTREILFVENLSKYRIFRFNDYYDSNKWESMRKEDDFVRGLKGSVFPRLTVRPYLGCEEGRAQYLSRVHPGIRVSRPGILYTEALSKARIVVLQGMITTWLEALAANIPFLIIMNRKHIFYAGKGVVEDIRLMKKAGILQESPEAAADFINRNYNEIETWWKSRQTQRVVKRLRKKYAKASCLYRLRWKLEILKIVFAVNRKK, from the coding sequence ATGAAGTCAAACGTGCTCTTGGCGGTAACAAGTGAACAAAAATATTTGTGCGATGTTGTAGACAGAGTCGTCTTTACCCATGGTGATTGGGCAGAGGAGGGGATGCAGTGGGCAAAGGATCGCCAGATTGCCTGTGAAGTGCTTCCCCCGAAATGGAATGACTGCAGAAAAATCAGAGCAGCCAATGCCTATGTGGAGCGTATGGCTATAGAGCTGTCACATAAAATAACGAAAGACCTGAATACCATACATCATGTGAGTTTCAGGCCGAAAGACTGGGAAGCGGCGCTTCACACATGGCTTGTGTCATGGATTTCCGCTTTTTATGATAAATACAATGATTTATTGCAGGCCGGAGTGAGAGAAGATCTCTGCCTGGTAGGTGAAAGTGAGCTGTGTATCGTAAATAATCTGAATGAGTATAAAGTTGCGATGAATGATGTGGGGTTTAATGTACAACAGTATACTGCACTGATGAATTATTTTGGCTGCCAGCTGATCGACCGCACGGGAAAAAAGATAGAAAAAATACGATATGTGCAAAATGAGCCGACGGTGAAAGCGCGCATGATGAACAGACGCATTCGTTCGTTTTTACAGAACGGACTGCACGGAGTCAGATTGATTCTGGACAATGAATTACAGGACGTGATTGGCAGTTTTGTTGTTAAGGCAACGAAAGGGGCCGTACAATTTATCAATGGCGCTTATCTGTACTACAGTGAATCTCGAGTCAATATGGACATGAGGGAAAAACTGAATCAAACGATCAGGACAGACGATGATTTTAAGAAATTCATTTATGAAAATATCGGATATTTTATTCCTGTCATTTATCTGGAAGGATTTCATGAGATATGGCCTGTCATAGACACAATGGAAGAGCTGCAGGCTGTTGTCCTGCGTTATCCGTTTGATTACAGCGAAGTTCTGACAGCATTGTCATTAAAAGCCCACGGAAATCAAGGGAAAATATATCATATCCAACACGGCGGAATGGGAATTGAAAAATACATTGGTACAGACACCATTAAATACGCAGATGTTTTTTATTCGTGGGGATGGAGAGAAGAGGAGTATCAAAATACGTTTAAGAAAATGCCATCCACCAAAATTTCCAGAGAAAAAGATAAAATAATAAGACTGCAGAAGACAAGAGAAATCCTGTTCGTTGAAAATTTATCCAAGTATCGTATTTTCCGATTTAACGATTATTATGACAGTAACAAATGGGAAAGTATGCGGAAAGAAGACGATTTTGTACGGGGATTAAAAGGCTCGGTTTTTCCCAGACTGACAGTAAGGCCATATCTGGGGTGTGAGGAGGGCCGGGCGCAGTATTTGAGCAGGGTCCATCCGGGGATCAGGGTGAGCCGGCCGGGAATCCTTTATACCGAGGCTCTTTCAAAAGCGAGGATTGTTGTTCTGCAGGGGATGATTACGACATGGCTGGAGGCGTTGGCAGCGAATATTCCGTTTCTGATCATAATGAACAGAAAGCATATTTTTTATGCCGGAAAAGGAGTGGTGGAAGATATTCGGCTGATGAAAAAGGCAGGCATTTTACAGGAAAGTCCGGAAGCGGCGGCAGATTTTATCAACCGTAATTACAATGAGATCGAAACATGGTGGAAAAGCAGGCAGACACAAAGGGTTGTAAAAAGATTAAGAAAAAAATATGCGAAAGCGTCTTGTCTGTATCGTCTCAGGTGGAAACTGGAAATATTAAAAATCGTCTTTGCTGTGAACAGGAAAAAATAA
- a CDS encoding DUF4910 domain-containing protein translates to MNGKDMYALAGRLYPINRSLTGNGVRESLRILKEYIPELQIHEVPTGTKAFDWEIPDEWEINDGYVENSGGGQKSLISKTTTYILWDTPRLLTAMFPGRSY, encoded by the coding sequence ATGAACGGAAAGGATATGTATGCCCTTGCAGGCAGGTTATATCCGATCAACAGGAGTCTGACCGGCAATGGCGTGCGGGAGAGCCTGCGGATTTTAAAAGAATATATTCCTGAGCTTCAAATCCATGAGGTTCCTACAGGAACGAAGGCATTTGACTGGGAAATCCCGGACGAATGGGAGATCAATGACGGATATGTCGAAAATTCGGGGGGGGGGCAAAAATCATTGATCTCAAAAACAACAACTTACATATTATGGGATACTCCGCGCCTGTTGACTGCTATGTTTCCAGGGAGGAGTTACTAA
- a CDS encoding DUF2172 domain-containing protein, whose product MGYSAPVDCYVSREELLKYVYVEESRPEAIPYVTSYYKKRSGFCMSKAQRDALPDDTYHIYIDSRLKKGSMTYGEVLLQSDSQQMEKEFFSPPISAILPWRTMNCQGPACLWP is encoded by the coding sequence ATGGGATACTCCGCGCCTGTTGACTGCTATGTTTCCAGGGAGGAGTTACTAAAGTATGTCTATGTGGAGGAATCCCGACCGGAGGCGATCCCCTATGTCACTTCCTACTATAAAAAACGAAGTGGTTTTTGCATGTCGAAAGCACAGAGAGACGCTCTGCCGGATGATACCTATCATATTTATATCGACAGCAGATTAAAAAAAGGAAGTATGACTTACGGAGAGGTACTTTTGCAGTCAGATTCGCAGCAGATGGAAAAAGAGTTTTTTTCACCACCTATATCTGCCATCCTTCCATGGCGAACAATGAATTGTCAGGGCCCTGCCTGCTTGTGGCCTTGA
- a CDS encoding DUF4910 domain-containing protein translates to MANNELSGPCLLVALIDEIKKIKDRRYNYRFLIAPETIGAIYYLSRHLGDLQRNMLAGYVLSCVGDNRVYSYVPSRDGDTLADRAAVSALKYHSPDYITYSFLDRASDERQYCAPGVDLPVCVVCRSKYGCYPEYHTSDDDMTVISPEGFEGSLELYRQIIRTIEYNDYYRVTCLCEPQLGKRGLYPTVSKKNSYDDVTAMIDFIAYADGKKDLIEISETIHQPISVLIPIIDKLIENQIIRSERNDHWNSNGIC, encoded by the coding sequence ATGGCGAACAATGAATTGTCAGGGCCCTGCCTGCTTGTGGCCTTGATCGATGAGATTAAGAAAATAAAGGACAGAAGATATAATTACAGGTTTCTGATCGCGCCGGAAACGATAGGAGCCATCTACTATCTGTCGCGGCATCTTGGCGATCTGCAGCGAAATATGCTGGCCGGGTATGTGCTTTCCTGTGTGGGAGACAACAGAGTATATTCTTATGTACCGTCGAGAGATGGTGATACGCTTGCTGATAGAGCGGCGGTGAGTGCGCTTAAATATCATTCTCCGGATTATATAACCTATTCTTTTTTGGACAGAGCATCTGATGAGAGGCAATATTGTGCGCCTGGCGTCGATCTGCCGGTTTGCGTTGTCTGCCGCAGCAAATATGGCTGTTATCCGGAATATCATACATCGGACGATGATATGACGGTGATTTCACCGGAAGGGTTTGAGGGAAGTCTGGAGCTATACAGACAAATAATACGTACAATCGAATACAATGATTATTATCGAGTAACCTGTCTTTGCGAACCACAGCTTGGAAAGCGAGGTTTGTATCCGACAGTGAGCAAAAAAAATTCATATGATGATGTCACGGCAATGATTGATTTTATTGCCTATGCGGATGGAAAAAAAGATTTGATTGAAATCAGTGAGACCATACATCAGCCGATCAGTGTATTGATACCAATTATAGATAAATTGATCGAGAATCAGATTATTAGGAGTGAAAGAAATGATCATTGGAATTCAAATGGGATATGTTAG
- a CDS encoding carbamoyltransferase C-terminal domain-containing protein, translated as MGYVSGCAVYENGKIIYAVSEERFNNRKGESGFPYRCIESAIQTCKITNEKIEKIVMCGLTLPPEELLCDMGAYSIEDYLNEQKLFWFPKLIEGKEIELFDVDYFREKAKQSNEKELYDRIKGSTDKKEIFKQWKVEKIAELFSVSEDKICFVNHEFAHAAYALYGSGKKENPLIIVYDGYGDESNASIYVYEDSCLKQIGRYTDFNVGRVYRYLTLLLGMKPNEHEYKVMGLAPYANEYIYKKPLEVFRQAYRFEEAKVITDPHMKDNYYYFKERLEGARFDGIAAALQVFTEEMATKLTKFWCEKTGKSICLLSGGVALNIKANMEIGKLDCVDDLFVVGSSGDESLSIGSIFYYLDQRQRGDEIEKLETLYLGDDIEESQVEKLVAGLDREKYLVEDFQVETAARKLAEGLIMGRADGKMEFGARALGNRSILADPSKRETIDKINRKVKNRDFWMPFTPSILAEDEDKYLVNEKDFEFPFMAVACETTRAGKEELKAAIHPADSTARPQLVTKEMNEKYYELLKEFKKLTGIGALLNTSLNIHGYPIARTAEDAFFVLENSDLDGLIFDNYIITRKR; from the coding sequence ATGGGATATGTTAGTGGATGTGCCGTGTATGAAAATGGAAAAATCATCTATGCGGTAAGCGAAGAAAGATTTAACAACAGAAAAGGGGAGTCGGGATTTCCATATCGGTGTATAGAGAGCGCGATTCAAACATGCAAAATCACAAACGAAAAGATTGAAAAGATTGTCATGTGCGGTCTGACGCTGCCGCCGGAAGAGCTTTTGTGTGACATGGGGGCCTATTCGATTGAAGACTATCTGAATGAGCAAAAATTGTTCTGGTTTCCCAAATTAATAGAGGGAAAAGAAATAGAGCTGTTTGATGTCGATTATTTCAGGGAAAAAGCAAAGCAGAGCAATGAAAAAGAATTATATGACAGAATCAAGGGCAGTACGGATAAAAAAGAAATTTTCAAACAGTGGAAAGTGGAAAAAATCGCGGAACTTTTTTCCGTGTCGGAGGACAAGATCTGCTTTGTCAATCATGAGTTTGCACATGCGGCGTATGCGCTATATGGTTCGGGGAAAAAAGAGAATCCTCTCATCATTGTCTATGACGGTTATGGCGATGAGAGCAACGCCAGTATTTATGTATATGAGGATTCCTGTCTGAAACAGATCGGACGATATACAGATTTTAATGTAGGACGTGTGTATCGTTATTTAACATTACTTCTTGGCATGAAACCAAATGAACATGAGTATAAAGTCATGGGTCTTGCACCATATGCCAATGAGTATATTTATAAAAAACCTCTGGAAGTCTTCCGACAGGCATATCGCTTTGAAGAAGCAAAAGTGATTACAGATCCACATATGAAAGACAATTATTATTATTTTAAAGAACGTCTGGAGGGGGCAAGGTTTGATGGGATTGCCGCGGCGCTGCAGGTCTTTACGGAAGAGATGGCGACAAAATTAACAAAGTTCTGGTGTGAAAAGACGGGAAAAAGCATCTGTCTGCTTTCCGGTGGAGTGGCTTTGAATATCAAGGCTAATATGGAGATCGGGAAACTGGATTGTGTTGACGATCTGTTTGTTGTTGGCAGTTCGGGAGATGAGAGTCTTAGCATTGGTTCTATCTTCTATTACTTAGACCAGAGGCAGCGGGGAGACGAGATCGAAAAACTGGAGACGCTGTATCTCGGGGATGACATAGAGGAATCACAGGTAGAAAAGTTGGTAGCCGGGCTGGATCGTGAAAAATATCTGGTAGAAGATTTTCAGGTTGAAACGGCAGCGCGAAAGCTGGCCGAAGGGCTCATAATGGGAAGGGCAGATGGAAAAATGGAGTTTGGCGCGCGGGCGCTGGGAAACAGATCAATTCTGGCGGACCCGAGTAAGAGAGAAACGATTGATAAGATCAATCGCAAAGTGAAAAACCGCGACTTCTGGATGCCGTTTACGCCGTCTATTCTGGCAGAGGATGAGGACAAATATCTGGTCAATGAAAAGGATTTTGAGTTTCCCTTTATGGCAGTAGCCTGTGAGACGACCAGGGCCGGGAAAGAAGAATTAAAGGCGGCGATCCATCCCGCTGACAGTACTGCCAGACCACAGCTTGTAACAAAAGAAATGAATGAAAAATATTATGAACTGTTGAAGGAGTTTAAAAAGCTGACAGGAATTGGGGCGCTGCTGAATACTTCTTTGAATATACATGGCTATCCTATTGCCAGAACAGCAGAAGATGCGTTTTTTGTCCTGGAGAACAGTGATCTTGACGGGCTCATTTTTGATAACTATATAATAACCAGAAAGAGATAA
- a CDS encoding acylneuraminate cytidylyltransferase family protein — translation MILGLIPARGGSKGVPDKNIKMINGKPLIVWTIERALESEMLDRVLVSTDSDRIARVALEAGAEVLKRPDELATDTASTQDVMVHALNQCPAETLVLLQPTSPCRRVGLIDECIREFQEGDFDSLATGFMCDYKEYGTNTLPRQQIQGFFYDDGNVYVIKASNILKGDRYGKKIGRKTICKYENAEIDDAYDFWLLEQILRKQEEEGIGPEI, via the coding sequence ATGATTTTAGGATTGATCCCCGCAAGGGGCGGAAGCAAGGGTGTGCCGGATAAAAATATAAAAATGATCAATGGCAAACCACTGATCGTCTGGACGATCGAAAGGGCTTTGGAATCAGAGATGCTGGACAGGGTGCTCGTCTCAACGGATAGTGACAGGATTGCCCGTGTCGCGCTGGAGGCAGGGGCGGAAGTGTTAAAAAGACCGGATGAGCTGGCCACAGATACGGCTTCGACACAGGACGTAATGGTACATGCACTGAATCAATGTCCGGCGGAGACATTGGTATTGCTGCAGCCTACTTCTCCCTGCAGAAGAGTGGGGCTGATTGATGAATGTATCCGGGAATTTCAGGAGGGAGATTTTGACTCTCTGGCTACTGGATTTATGTGCGATTATAAAGAGTATGGAACGAACACTTTGCCAAGACAGCAAATACAGGGCTTTTTTTATGATGACGGAAATGTTTATGTGATCAAAGCATCAAATATCTTAAAGGGAGACCGGTACGGAAAAAAGATCGGGCGTAAAACAATCTGCAAATATGAAAACGCAGAGATTGATGATGCGTATGATTTCTGGCTGCTGGAACAGATATTGAGAAAGCAGGAAGAAGAAGGGATCGGGCCGGAGATATGA
- a CDS encoding class I SAM-dependent methyltransferase, protein MMSDKTVKCFTEEDFEQIAQCPMCGGMQNALYYVADAEGNDSCEENRITKKVSVVTCRECGFVYAREVLSESGRRKFWERYSSQQHENDSDDVHRRNQMYQLEYEFVRQFLPGGQRKNVLDVGCAEGGFLDFFEKECNCFGTEVGDEAVQRSADRYRVYQGELPDISIDQKFDLIIFRGVIQYFRNPLDYFEKAIQLLNPQGLIFITSTPRADAFCHELFREQFNLPVCAVAGNGFTVDVLKRYFVRHGFDLAGEKYFYEETPYANVQKDVEKVNVAMQRRASGEEIGFKAPAFWGNMMSLVFKKSQSENE, encoded by the coding sequence ATGATGAGTGACAAGACCGTAAAGTGCTTTACGGAGGAAGATTTTGAACAGATTGCTCAGTGTCCAATGTGCGGTGGGATGCAGAACGCGCTTTATTATGTTGCGGATGCAGAGGGGAATGATTCCTGTGAAGAGAACAGAATAACAAAAAAGGTTTCTGTTGTAACGTGCAGGGAGTGCGGTTTTGTATATGCCAGAGAAGTGCTGAGTGAAAGCGGACGCAGGAAATTCTGGGAGCGTTATTCATCTCAGCAGCATGAGAATGATTCTGACGATGTACATCGAAGAAATCAAATGTATCAACTGGAGTATGAGTTTGTCCGTCAGTTTCTCCCGGGTGGACAGAGAAAGAATGTGCTTGACGTGGGCTGCGCGGAAGGAGGATTCCTGGATTTCTTTGAGAAAGAGTGTAATTGTTTTGGTACGGAGGTCGGCGATGAGGCGGTGCAGAGGTCCGCAGACAGGTACAGGGTTTATCAGGGGGAACTGCCGGATATTTCCATAGATCAGAAATTTGATCTGATCATCTTCCGGGGAGTGATTCAATATTTCAGAAATCCTCTGGATTACTTCGAAAAGGCAATACAGCTGCTCAATCCGCAGGGGCTTATCTTTATTACCAGTACGCCGCGGGCGGATGCCTTTTGCCATGAATTGTTCAGGGAACAATTTAATCTGCCGGTGTGTGCGGTAGCAGGCAACGGATTTACTGTTGATGTCCTGAAACGGTATTTTGTCCGGCATGGGTTTGACCTGGCGGGGGAAAAATATTTTTATGAAGAAACACCTTATGCCAATGTGCAAAAAGATGTTGAGAAAGTAAATGTTGCGATGCAGAGAAGAGCCTCCGGGGAGGAGATCGGCTTCAAAGCGCCGGCATTTTGGGGAAATATGATGTCGCTGGTATTTAAAAAAAGTCAGTCTGAAAATGAGTGA